agtaaaatttatagtattttttaagattttcttataataattgtttattgtgattgGTAACACATCTATTTGTAAGAGCTATGTAGATAGACTAGCCCAAATGATAAATGAACTTAGGCTCAAAAagcctaatacaatgaatttgtaaagagtgggttggaaaactggacTTTAATGAATCAGTCAACAAATAAAGTGGATTTAGATGAGAAGAAAATGTAGGTAGACtagtttaatctaaagaaaattgtTATCGGCACAGTCCGAGAAGATTAGTTTTTATGTATTGattctcaagtttgattacaagttcagttcgtgattgctacagtgtttctctttctatttcttgATCTCATTCCCTTGGGACCTTCCTCCTATTTTATACCATATCTCCCCTCTCATCTCTACTCTCCACGTGGACATTAGATTGCTTGTGTTGATACTTGTTCCATCAGCATCCTCCTGAAATTTTTGggggtagctgtaaggctgaaaagcACTATTCagatatcacttcctcattaatgcggccagagagttagctacagagcatttaatgcggtggtagcagtttttCCCCAAATATTTCTCAGCTCCCATTTTGTCCTGTACATTCATAGTGTATATCTTTATCAACAAAACTTCCTGGAACGTCACTCTGGATAATAGAACTCACCTTCTGACCCCTTCTTCGTTTAGCTGAGGAGATACTCCTGTTCGGCCTACCTTTCGCAGCCTTTACAATCATAACTTGCTCGTGAAGTTCAAAGTCTTACTTCTTCCTCACTATTGATCTATTCTCGGATTACTGTGCCTCCTCaaacaaggcccaaggcccaatatatatttGGGCCTATGtcccaacaatatatatatatatatagggttcaagttacacctaatgtagtattgcttagagttacataacccaataatttgttataaaattcaaaatttgaaaatcccaCCGTTGAATTGTATaatctatatgttcttaacattcatgcgaattggatgttatttaccattcaatccataaactaatcttttatgcattattttaaactacaaaaacttgaatttaaacaattgattgatgagatggctattaatttttgtctaccttgaaattttgtaagcatggataatatatgaagataatgtaatctaacggtggatttgtcaaaattcaaatccaattaaaaaatattagggGGTCTAACAttgtttagagttacatcaggtgtaatttgaacccaaccctatatgcatatatatatatatatatatatatatatatatatatatatttgtggggGTGATAAACTGGGAAGCCCATACCAATGTATATGTTGGACCAGGGACCCAGCCTAAGGAAGAACTTCTCATCAGACTGGCCAGGCCGACAAGAAAGGGGACTGTTAGCCATCTGAAAGTGACGCATCGGACCACTCCACGAAAGAGGATaaatattaagaaagaaaaggactAAGAGAGGCATGagaatatctaagagaaagttaCTGCCAATATATTATGTGTTCTGCAACTAACTGAACCCTACtttccagcttttacaaccactcccaatgACTTTGGGAagggactgatgggacaagtatcagcaccATAAATCTAAATCTACATGTGGACGGGAGAGaaaggaggaagagaggaagaatcAACCTCCTCCTCGGATAGAATCCAAGGATGACTCTCCCTAATAAACTgatgttatttttctttcttcatcacTTAGGCATATAGGTCGCTCGTCTGATTCGCTAAGGCCCGAGTTTCCAACCCATttctctacaaattaattgtattgggctcattggaccaagactccatacaCTTTGGATTTGGACCCCAAATTATGAccctacaatattttttatacttgtacattaattatttataatagaaaattttatataattattattattattaattgaggAATATGACATTGTTGCTTTGACAACAATTGAGACAAAacctataaaaattaaatatccgTGAATTCACTAAAATTAGTCTTTAACTATTTAGATTTCCACCTTCTTTTAGTGACAtgtaatatatacatattggAACCAACACTGTAGTATTTTATTCTGTATAGTTAAAAAGATTACTAATAggataaatacatttattttgttatattaattattttaggtGATGCACTAATTATTTAAGTATAATGAACATTTAATGTCATTTTCTAggatttatatgagaaacaattgatttaaaatattgaatttttagCTCTAATTTAATCACTTTTGCAATAGTTGAAAGAAagtccaacaaaagaaaaaaaattcaataacatACGAtcaaaaatgtaaaacaaataattgaaggatatttttcttttttcaaaatgatATTTGCATTCTTGAGTAGGCATGAGATATGTAAATCTATATCAATCAAATTATCATGCAATTTCCAAATATGTAGACACATAATATTATCAAATCACTATACCACCCTTattgtctttctatttttcaataaaataaaacactaaaatattacaaaatgttATTGTAGAGGACGTAACCAATAATCAGGCCTAATCAAAAGAGGAATGGGCTGAAAAGTATGTCTGATGCAATTAATTTGTAGAGATGGATTATCAAGGCCAACCTTTTGAGCCTTACAAGCTTCAATGGGTGATTTAAAGAAAGGAAATTGTCTAGGTCAACAGTTTAAGAAGAGaatgatagaaagaaaaacagagattCTTATTCAAGGTCTTCCTCAAGCTAGCCGAGGAGCAATGGTTCCTTGAATTATATGCTTCTCAGTTATAcaattcttaatttctttcccttttcctctctattaCTATTTTTGATCCTCTTTCTAGGAGGATCTTCCTTCCTATGTATGGCTATTGGGATTGCATCCTAGCCTTCCACTTGGATGGTCATTGATCCTTCcttggatacttgtcccatcactTGCTGGTGGTGGTAGAGTAGGATGCAAGTTGTGGGGGCTACTATTCAGGGGTTATTCTGCCATTAATGCGACAAACTGAGTTGGTACAGTGTATTAAATATAGATGTTATGTATGCTTTATTTGGAAGCTTCCTCCTCTCATTGCTTGTATGTCTCTACTTCTTTCCTCGGCTTTCAAATCCTATGGCCTTAGTGGTTTGTCTAAGGTCTTCCAAGGAACGTATGCTCTTTGGGCGGGCCGCCTTCCTTGGTTTCACTATTTGAATTATCCTTATTGTGCTGGACCGAGTTGATGAATAATTGGGCCCAATTGCTCCTTGAGTCGAGCCTATTTAATAATCTTCAAGCTTCCCACTCCCATAGTTATGtataaatttattgaaatattggaggAAACTCACAACAAAATACACCGCACACCGTGCAGAACTCTACTAGTTATAAATTagtgttatatgtgcaagaaGAGTCTAAACATTATTAGTCATTTAGTCGCCCACTACCCTATTTGTCGAATAGTTTTGGAGCATGCTTTTTTCTATATTAGGGGTTTATTGGGTTATATTGAAGGGTGTTGTGGAGCTTTTAGCAAGTTAGTAGGACAAGTATGGTAGGTTTCATAGTGTCTTTCATCTGAAGAGTGATTTCCCATTGTCTCACCTTGGTTATTTGGAAGACTTTTGAAGGATGTAGTATACATCGCATGAGTGATGGATCTTTCCTTCAAATAATGCAATGTGACTAATGCTTGTTCATAAATACAAGCAAAACTTGTACAATTTGATAGAACTATTCCTAGCATTTCAAATAAGTTTATTAAGCGTGAGTTTGGATAGCAAACGCGGAGCTACGTTTGTGTTTTTCCTTGGgttccgtgcactgttcacggaacTCGCAAGTACGGAAAAATGCAAATGTCACTTTAAAACTTAATTGGGTCctatggcactattcacacttttaaaaattattttgctacagtattttcagtaataagttttcaattttcaacaataaacaatatccaaacaaaccctaaataactaaaattaatatatattcagAATATTTCTCTAGTATTTCttggaatttgaattttggacaaTATAACAAGAAAAGCAAATACTGGGATTTGTTAAATAGAGTCattgatatttatttaataaatgacCAACTGTTATTTAATGAATGGCCAATTTCACGATAAtcgcaaaattaaaaaatgtgagCATGGGCACTTGCATTTAGAAGTATACATAGGTCAATCAAACTCATGTTTGGTGCCAACTCGGCAACAAATCCTATCATGATGGACCTAAAAGCACCCAACTTGTTACTGACCAGGGTATGTTTGATGTCGATAGATCTAACATAGAAGACTTCGGTTGCGGATTCAAATTTAGGTGcagtaatttttgaaaaagtagagtGTAGGTATGGTAGAATacgtttttatttatattttttatacattactaagcataatttttcatataatagTAAACACATTCCAATTTAAGAGCAATGGTaaataataaagagagagagagagagtttcagatgaatttagggttttttttagaTGTCAAAAcggtgttttaaaaaaaaaaaaaaaaacccatttttttttaatacacttATTTTGGCCCATATCGCAGACCAATTTGGTGCCTGTTTCAGACCGAATAGGACAGTATCAGCCTGAATTGGaaaacgagaaaaaaaaaaatcagtcacAGACACACCCAATCGGTGCATCCGTGGTGTGCAGCAATCTAGCAGCAGAGATTTCAACAGATGTGGCCATCAACGTGATTTTTGTGTGGAGATCCCAAGATCTCCATCAAATCTCAAGTGAAACTCAAGCTGAAAAATGGAGGACAAAGAATGGCATCGCGAAGGTGGTCAGGAAGAACGTTGGCTATGCACTTCGAATAGGTTGGGTTCATCAAATTTCCATATAGGAAATAGTACGAATCTGCTATTGACCAAACCAATGCTTggattcaacatttttttttcttgtcttagTGTCAATGGGGTAGGAGAGTTTGTCAAGTGCTTGTGTGGAAACAGCCTAGCTTTGTCCTTCAAATCCATAGAACGAAAAATTTTACATTAGAGAGATTTATGGTTTTACAATCAAATCAagttaaatgttaaaaaaagcaaaaatcttAAAGGTATTTTAGACAAATGTGAAATgtattttcaaaacttttgtaagaaaaaagaaaagaaaagaaaagacccTAGGCCATCCAATTCTATAACCCAAACAAGAGCAGCTCCATTGGTTCACTGTTTCGATGATGGTACGACATACTGTATTGGTGCACTCATGATTAGGGTTGTCCAACGAGTCCAGGACCTGATCAAACTGCCTGAATCCGACCGACCCAAAGCCCAGCGGGTTGGCTCGAAGCCCTTGGCAGGTCGGGTAGCGAGTTAAGGGTTTAAAAACCCGTATAACCCAACCCGACTGaagttttagagaaaaaaaaaattacaatatcaGATCAAATCACCATCTACCATCTAGTCACGTGTGAACTGAGGATGATAAGACTGAGCACTGTACGACACCATCTACCATCTAGAGTCTTCCTTTCACGCAAAAGCAGAGATCAAATCACCAAAGAAAATATCAGATCACTTGAACTTCAGAAGAATCAGAACTGCTAAAAACCTAAAATTGAAATGGCCTCAGTGTTCAATCCCATCAGACTTCTCCCTATACTCGGTAATCCAAATAATATCAGTATCTCATAGTCACAACTCTCTCATATTTCAAAATCTCACTCTCAATATCAATCTTCGTTCGCTCTACTCTCAATCTCAGTCTCCTTTCTCCCTGCTCTCAATCTCAAATTTCtagtctcaactctcaaccGCTCACTCCATACCCTCCACCTCCACGGATACATTCCTTTCCAAACCCTAGTTGGCCCCCACGTCATCACCGTTCCACAGTCATGGGCTCACGGCTTCGCCTCATTTTCCATCATGGGTTAAAGCCTTCTCATGCTCAGTTGCTCACGAATCAGCTTCTTAGACTCAAGACTCTCATCCTTAGatatattttcttcatttttcatctatctttttctctattttgagaTATGGGTTTTTAATCTTGttcaatttgttgaaaattAGGGGTTCATCTTATTCAATTTAAAGATTGTTTAGCCGTACTGCCCTAGAGTTGCATGTGCTTGATTCTATACTTTTCTGTTTGATTGTTTGATTCAAAGATTAGGGGACCAAAACAGACCAAGTAATTGGATTCAAATATGAAACCCTAATTGTCTTGATTTGATTTGTTGGGTCAAagatgagttaaaaaaaatcatccaaattcACAAATTTAGCCCAATTCGTAGCCCAAACCCGCCTACTCAAGGAATTCGACCCGTTTAACCGATGACCTGAACCGTCAGGTCTGACCCATATAGCAGGTCGGTTGCGGGTCACACTTTTGATAACCCGATCCAATCGGGTCGAGTCTGGGGGTCACACTTTTGATAACCCGATCCAATCGGGTCGAGTCTGGGTCAagcccaaacccgacccaaccgtGGACAGCCGTGATGCATTTGTGGAGAGCAAAGTGGAAGTGGTGTGGCCTAAGctcattgtgagagagagatcaaGCAACATGCTTAATgatcaataaatataaattccttaacatttttcacaactaaTGACATGCCATGTGATTGGACAGTCACTAGTTACTacacaaagaaattaaaatcaatCAAACTGAAGAAAAAAGTGGATATTCAAGAGAAGATTAGCTAAAAAAAGTGGATATTCATGACTCCACTGGCAGATCTGTACAAGTCTATCAAAGCAGGTTGAGGAGGTGGAAGATCTTTACGAAGCAAATCTTTAGAAAAACTATTGGTATTCTTACTATGCATCTATACATGCATGTGTGCGTGATGAGGAGCAGACACAGTGAATCCATTAAACAGGCTTGTAAAAGGAGATCTTGGAGTAAAAAAAACATTGTcccaaactcaaaacaaaagcttaaaattaataaagattgttcacaaaattcactcaaaaatataaagtaacATCCTTTAACAAAACCATCTAAAACAGAAGATACGCTCTTCTCCCCTCAACTTAAGACCTGGGcttctccttcttctccttGAAGAGAGCCAACAGGGAGACACCAGAAACCTTCACAACCTTGAATCTAACACCAGGAATATCTCCGACAGCATGACCCTTACGTCCAAATCCAGCAATCAAAACCTCATCCTGCATTCACATATCACATCAATGGTAAGATACAAAAAAACGACACAGTTGCTAGTTGAATATTATTAGTAACCAACAGACAAGACAATGCTAAACTTCCAACCAGGAAAACCTACGTTTTCTTCAATGTAGTTCAAGCAACCATCGTTGGGGACAAATGCAGCAATCTTTTTCCCATTTTTGATTAGTTGAACTCTAGCACATTTCCTAATAGCAGAGTTTGGCTGTTTGGCCTCAATACCTCTGCACATTTCAGAAAAAAACATTTGTATGAGTTGACATCAAATGCTTAATCACTGAGTCACAGCAAATGAAAACATAAAAGCATGTAATCTTACATCTTCTCTAGGACAATTCCCTTTGCGTGGGAAGACCCAGCAAATGGCTTCTTCCATTCATTACCAAGGTGAGACTTTTTGTATGACTTGTCGGCCCACCTTTGTCTTCTACGGTGGGACTTCAGCTTACGACCAGCTCCCATACCACGTGTTTTCCTGAAATACAAAAGTTATTCAGATCATGACATGAACCCATTCACCCCAACAAAGGCAGGCTATTatttaaatccaaaa
The sequence above is drawn from the Quercus robur chromosome 7, dhQueRobu3.1, whole genome shotgun sequence genome and encodes:
- the LOC126691776 gene encoding 40S ribosomal protein S23, whose product is MGKTRGMGAGRKLKSHRRRQRWADKSYKKSHLGNEWKKPFAGSSHAKGIVLEKIGIEAKQPNSAIRKCARVQLIKNGKKIAAFVPNDGCLNYIEENDEVLIAGFGRKGHAVGDIPGVRFKVVKVSGVSLLALFKEKKEKPRS